From the Mycoplasmatota bacterium genome, one window contains:
- a CDS encoding IS3 family transposase: MLKVVNQPEYKNLSPNEIVPLLADKGIYLASESTIYRILREEKQLKHRGNTKKPQNRPISTHYATGPNQVWMWDITYLKGPIKGIYYYLYLILDLFSRKVVGWEIWSEQSAQHASELVKRAVLAENILLHKKPLVLHSDNGSPMKGATLLETLYQLGITPSNSRPRVSNDNPYAESIFKTFKYCPGYPDKGFETIKQARTWSLQFINWYNYEHLHSGIKYLTPHQRHSGLSNKILKKRIKVYEQAQLKHPERWSRNIRNWSVENIVWLNPEKSSILEKEETKSS, encoded by the coding sequence ATTTTAAAAGTCGTAAATCAGCCTGAATATAAAAACTTATCTCCTAATGAAATTGTGCCACTCCTAGCTGATAAAGGAATATATTTAGCATCTGAATCAACAATATATAGAATCTTAAGAGAAGAAAAACAACTAAAACATAGAGGAAATACTAAAAAGCCCCAAAATAGACCTATATCAACACATTATGCCACAGGTCCTAATCAAGTATGGATGTGGGATATTACTTATCTAAAAGGACCAATAAAAGGGATATATTATTATTTATATTTGATCCTAGATTTATTTAGTAGAAAAGTAGTAGGATGGGAAATATGGTCTGAACAATCTGCTCAACACGCTAGTGAACTAGTTAAAAGAGCAGTATTAGCAGAAAATATACTTTTACATAAAAAACCTTTAGTGCTTCATTCTGACAATGGAAGTCCGATGAAAGGAGCCACTCTTTTAGAGACCCTTTATCAACTAGGTATTACTCCATCAAATAGTAGACCTAGAGTAAGTAATGATAATCCTTATGCGGAGTCTATATTTAAAACATTCAAATATTGTCCAGGTTACCCAGATAAGGGCTTTGAGACTATTAAACAAGCAAGAACTTGGTCATTACAGTTTATAAACTGGTATAACTATGAACATCTTCATAGTGGGATAAAATATTTAACTCCACATCAAAGGCATTCCGGTTTATCTAATAAAATATTAAAAAAGCGAATTAAAGTCTATGAACAAGCACAACTTAAACACCCAGAAAGATGGTCGAGAAACATAAGAAATTGGAGTGTGGAAAACATAGTTTGGTTAAACCCAGAAAAATCATCAATTTTGGAAAAAGAAGAAACAAAATCTTCTTAA
- a CDS encoding helix-turn-helix transcriptional regulator: MIKLYKVIDYIESNLFLDISLNEIAKELNYSKYYLSREFNTKIGMSIPDYIITRRFTEAILHIKSTDDSISDTAFKCGFNSSSYFIKKFKSKFGITPKVYLKKNVYLNLLRRVQGSVK, from the coding sequence ATGATTAAATTGTATAAAGTTATAGATTATATTGAATCTAATTTGTTTTTAGATATTAGTTTAAATGAAATTGCGAAGGAACTTAACTACTCAAAATATTATTTAAGTAGAGAATTTAACACCAAAATAGGGATGTCAATTCCAGATTACATCATTACCCGAAGGTTTACGGAAGCTATTTTGCATATTAAATCTACAGATGATTCTATCAGTGACACAGCTTTTAAATGTGGCTTTAATTCATCATCATACTTTATAAAAAAATTTAAAAGCAAATTTGGTATTACACCTAAGGTGTATTTAAAGAAAAATGTATATTTGAACTTGTTAAGAAGAGTTCAAGGTAGTGTCAAATAA
- a CDS encoding transposase has protein sequence MARYSKDYKLSLIQRMMPPHNESVKELSRESGIPEITLFTWKKKAKENGIPVNEQPLKSEEWSTQDKFHIVLETATLSEVELSKYCRNKGLYVNQVKEWRDACMQANGGVAKQATDLQKQLREKNQELKKLNKELQRKESALAEAAALLVLRKKASAIWGKTRKINQCHRSQKSNITDKRSCR, from the coding sequence ATGGCAAGATACTCAAAGGATTATAAGTTATCATTAATACAAAGAATGATGCCACCACATAATGAATCAGTCAAAGAATTATCAAGAGAATCAGGAATACCAGAAATAACACTTTTTACTTGGAAAAAGAAAGCGAAAGAAAATGGAATCCCTGTTAACGAACAACCTTTAAAATCAGAAGAATGGAGTACACAAGATAAGTTTCATATTGTCTTAGAAACTGCAACATTAAGTGAAGTAGAATTATCTAAGTATTGTAGAAATAAAGGACTATATGTTAATCAAGTTAAAGAATGGCGAGATGCATGTATGCAGGCTAATGGTGGTGTAGCTAAACAAGCAACAGATCTACAAAAGCAGTTAAGAGAAAAAAATCAAGAACTTAAGAAATTAAATAAAGAACTACAAAGAAAAGAATCAGCACTTGCAGAAGCAGCAGCCCTTCTTGTACTTAGAAAAAAGGCAAGTGCGATTTGGGGGAAGACGAGGAAGATTAATCAGTGCCACAGATCGCAAAAAAGCAATATCACTGATAAGAGAAGCTGTAGATAA
- a CDS encoding DDE-type integrase/transposase/recombinase, producing MVKIISVLSVFLKYLNKLLYKFILFLDSHIISTPSSKSSGTYYEPFRKFTVDGEPIIQKVEKLDYQELLNVYFLKYNKHLKPVTRRRPSKLDFKGNCPICGAPHDYIYENNIKSKQLLCKVCSHTFTLNNDFLEKIILKCPHCSKNLERIKDRNSYIIYKCRHKKCSFYLDKLKKLTPDQLKQFKKKPGKFKLHYIYRAFDINFDSLERDSMSNLNMKVDLANIRHSKHTLGLILTYYVNYGLSSRKTAAIMYDIHQVKISHQTVMNYANSVSTMIRPLLENYPYDLSSDLCGDETYVRVKGKKHYIFFFSDKIKKIITSYQVFSKRDTFSAVVSLYQTFKKYTELPKNLKVVVDGNPIYNVAWSYFKSMNINFDLFQVIGLTNNTKTDKDYRPFKQVTERLNRTFKDDYIQMNGFGNIKSANAYMVLFTTFFNFLRPHKSLGYNPPVKLEEFEDLPHMPSKWLSLIDMSYSYIN from the coding sequence ATGGTTAAAATTATATCAGTTCTTTCAGTATTTTTAAAGTATTTAAACAAACTACTTTATAAATTTATTCTTTTTCTAGATTCACACATTATTTCTACACCTAGTTCTAAGTCATCTGGCACTTATTATGAACCTTTTAGGAAGTTCACTGTTGATGGTGAACCTATTATTCAGAAGGTTGAAAAGCTAGATTATCAAGAATTGCTTAATGTGTATTTTTTAAAGTACAATAAGCATCTCAAACCAGTTACTAGACGAAGGCCATCAAAACTTGATTTCAAAGGAAATTGCCCTATTTGTGGTGCTCCTCATGATTACATCTATGAAAATAATATTAAATCAAAACAGTTACTTTGTAAGGTATGTAGTCATACATTTACCTTGAATAATGATTTTCTTGAAAAGATTATTTTAAAATGTCCTCATTGTTCAAAGAACCTTGAAAGAATTAAAGACCGTAATAGTTATATTATTTATAAATGTAGACATAAGAAATGTTCCTTTTATTTAGATAAATTAAAGAAATTAACACCAGATCAATTAAAACAATTCAAAAAGAAACCAGGTAAATTTAAACTTCATTATATCTATCGTGCTTTCGATATTAACTTTGATTCCCTAGAACGTGACTCTATGTCTAATTTAAATATGAAGGTTGATTTAGCCAATATCAGACATTCTAAGCATACTCTAGGCTTAATCTTAACGTATTACGTTAACTACGGTTTGTCGAGTAGGAAAACTGCAGCTATCATGTATGATATTCACCAAGTTAAGATTTCCCATCAAACCGTGATGAATTATGCAAATAGTGTTTCTACAATGATTCGTCCCTTACTTGAAAATTACCCATATGATTTATCATCTGACCTTTGTGGGGATGAAACATATGTTAGGGTTAAGGGGAAGAAGCATTATATCTTCTTCTTCTCAGATAAAATTAAAAAGATTATTACTTCTTATCAAGTTTTTAGTAAACGTGATACTTTTTCAGCAGTCGTTTCACTATATCAAACATTCAAAAAATACACTGAACTACCTAAGAATTTGAAAGTAGTTGTGGATGGTAATCCTATTTACAACGTTGCATGGTCATACTTTAAAAGCATGAACATAAATTTCGATTTATTTCAAGTTATAGGACTCACTAATAACACGAAAACAGACAAGGATTACCGTCCATTTAAACAAGTAACTGAGCGTTTAAATAGAACTTTCAAAGACGATTATATCCAAATGAACGGATTTGGTAATATCAAGAGCGCTAATGCTTATATGGTCTTGTTTACAACGTTTTTTAACTTTCTAAGACCACATAAATCGTTAGGTTATAACCCACCTGTTAAATTAGAAGAGTTTGAGGATTTACCTCATATGCCAAGCAAATGGCTTTCTCTAATAGATATGAGTTACTCTTATATAAACTAA
- a CDS encoding helix-turn-helix domain-containing protein yields MRFGGRRGRLISATDRKKAISLIREAVDNGARQEKACEEIGISLRTLQRWRSDSSPNEDQRPISKKKYPKID; encoded by the coding sequence GTGCGATTTGGGGGAAGACGAGGAAGATTAATCAGTGCCACAGATCGCAAAAAAGCAATATCACTGATAAGAGAAGCTGTAGATAATGGAGCAAGACAAGAAAAAGCATGTGAAGAAATAGGAATTAGTTTACGAACACTTCAACGATGGAGAAGTGATTCATCACCAAATGAAGATCAAAGACCAATTAGTAAAAAAAAGTACCCAAAAATAGATTAA